In Ciconia boyciana chromosome 3, ASM3463844v1, whole genome shotgun sequence, a genomic segment contains:
- the MEA1 gene encoding male-enhanced antigen 1 yields MAVAGSMGPERVCPEEPGPPEAPDGAEGWSGDEEEEEEEEEEGGGGGGYLYQPLNQEPEQGPGEAGSPAAPAGCAEPGPGLQERLQMLRLHLPDPPADSEEEEEAAAEGAEAQSSRSSIPMDAEHVELVKRTMASVKLPTLGIPAWASQISEDQWKDVVQRTLQARQSLSGPRPEWK; encoded by the exons ATGGCGGTGGCGGGGAGCATGGGGCCAGAGCGGGTGTGTCCCGAGGAGCCGGGGCCGCCGGAGGCCCCCGACGGCGCGGAGGGCTGGAGCGGCgacgaggaagaggaggaagaggaggaggaggaaggcggcggcggcggcgggtaCTTGTACCAGCCGCTGAACCAGGAGCCGGAGCAGGGCCCCGGCGAGGCGGGCTCCCCCGCCGCTCCGGCGGGCTGCGCCGAGCCGGGCCCCGGCCTGCAGGAGCGGCTGCAG ATGCTGAGGCTGCACCTGCCCGACCCACCGGCGgacagcgaggaggaggaggaggcggcggcggaaGGCGCCGAGGCACAGAGCAGCCGCAGCTCCATCCCCATGGATGCAG AGCATGTAGAACTGGTGAAGAGGACGATGGCCAGCGTGAAGCTTCCCACCCTAGGCATCCCTGCCTGGGCCAGCCAGATCTCGGAGGACCAGTGGAAGGACGTGGTGCAGCGCACGCTGCAGGCCCGGCAGAGCCTCAGCGGCCCCAGGCCCGAGTGGAAGTGA